One Hevea brasiliensis isolate MT/VB/25A 57/8 chromosome 6, ASM3005281v1, whole genome shotgun sequence genomic window, taatatctaaaatcaATATTAAGCAGAgctcaacacatagcatgcattaaagacaaaagaaattgaatcaaagaataaaatcccTAATTTATTGAACAAAATCAAATAAAATccataattgaattgaaaatgttaCACCTCTAATTCTAGAATAACGAAAACTACTtactcatggtgagttttacaatcaaacttaaaaaaaaaaaagtatgaaAAACACATAAAAAGAAATAGAACAGAGAAACCCAAAATGAAGATTTTGCAACCTTGAACTTTTAaaacttcagctgaaaatttCTTCTACAAATCTTGTTAACAATCTCTCCCGAGGTGTAATTGTGTTGCTTGAATGTAATGAAAATCGATCTTGGGCTTGTTTCTAACTTCTTGtatttatatctagtgtaaaaATAGTCAATTTAGAGTCCTGTACGCCTTAGAAGTCCTTTTGAGTCGAGCACATAAGAGGACGAATCAAGTTGGAAGTCTCAGCTAGTGCATAGTACACTGCCCATGTAGTACTACACAGGATATCTAACTTCCGAGACGTCTAAAACTTTACTTCTCGAGGGAGGACAGAACATTACGAGGTAGAGTTTGGTGCATAGGTCCTAGTACACAGCCCTTGTACAGGCTCTTTCCCTTGGCTATGTTGCACGGGTTATGGCTTCTGGTTGCACGGCCTATGCAATTCTCCCAGCATTCTAACTCTTACTTTTTGACTTCTTCACTCTTTCAAACTTGTTCTAGGCCTTAGGATTACATCAAATCACCTAATATAATACAAAAATCAAGAATTTTAGTAGGATCAACTTAAAATCCTAAAACATAATGAAACTAACTAAAAATCATGCAATTAACTAACAAAatgtgaatgaaatgcaataaacaCTACCCTTAAATGCCTATATAATGCAAGTGCATCATTTTAGCAAGATACATGGCTTCACTACATGCTCTGCCACTAATGGTTCGAAATTGCTAGAAGTTGTTTTATAGACCAAGCCAATGGGTAGCTAAAGTGATCCCGAGCAATGACTGCCACTGCCCCCATTCCAGCTTTAAGGGAAATAACAGCATCAAAGTTAATTTTAAAGATTCTTTCTAGAGGAGGAAACTAACGCTGCATAGAGATAGGATCAATGTCTATAGATGTATGATAGGGGAAAGACATAGAATTGAAATCTACATGGTGATTAAGAGATGAATCGACAACTTACTGAAAACTGAAGGATTGATTTCTGAAAATAAGAGCATTCCTAGACTTCCAAATGCGCCATAACAAATATATCGCCATAACAGCAAACTCCTTAGTgttttcttgattaaaaagaggcATAAAAAAATCATTCCAGCAATCCAATATTGTTGCACCTGATATAAAAGAAGATCTAATTCAGAAAGGGGATTGGATCCAAATTTCCACAGCTGTCGGACATTCAAAGAATAGATAATGTTGCGTTTCAGTAGCTCCACAGAACTTTCATTCAGGATTAAAATGGGACAATCAGTGGTGAATGAGATCATTAACTGGTAGCCGTTCTTTCAAAGCTCTCCAAAGAAAAATGGATAGTGTTGGAGGAAGGGGCATTTTCCATATCTTCTTCCAAAACAAGCGGTTCTCCCTTTGAGCTTGAGAACTAAGTCCTGCTTGTGAAACAACCCGAAGAGCACGCTGGAGACTATGGGCTATGAAATAACCtaatttgataatgtaaatatccCTTTTATCGAAATACCGCATTAGCTTGTCTTCACAAGGAAACAAAGATATTGGTATAGAACAAATATTAAGTATCTCTTagggttgaaaattctgatgcaATTTTTGTAGATCCCAAGACTGAGAATTGGCATCAAAGAGTTGTGAGACCCAAACCCCTAAGGGATCACGGGCAGATTTAGCGGTAGGTTTGTCTAGAAAAGGCTGCTTTTATTAAGAGATTGCTAAACTCGTTGGTGAGTCGATATTATGGCATGCGGCTTGAATTttgatttagatttttttttaagaataaaattATTCATTCTATTTAGaatcatttttattataaaatttaattcaattttattaaaGGAATTCAATTTAAATAAGTTTATAAGAAAATTCATCTGTTTAGAATAGTTTTTAAAATGGTAGAATTCATGTAAATTTTGTTATTTGGAACAATTTATAAGTGAAATgaatatatttattttcatattttacccttaattataaagaaataaatataataGGGATACTTAAGTATTTAATGaaaaatttcattaaataaattaaattcaagTAAAATCACGCCACTTTAGTATGAATTCTTTtctttcaaaattatttttttaattaaaataattaaattttaataattttaaatttttcaaacatgAGAATTGATAATAAGAATCTAGTTGAATtgaattctttcaattttttagACTTTTGGAACACACTCAATATGATTTTAATTTTAGCTTTTTGAGATTTTAATTTTTGTGTAGTTTTCTACTTCAATTCCAAAATGAGTTGGTATAATTCTAATTTGGATTtcaattcttaaaataatttatataattatttttatataaagtcATGCCTCAATTAGTTTTTGAACTTTAAAAtaaactattatatatatatatatatatatatatatatatatatatatatatatatatatatatatatatatatatatatatatatatatacctttaagttatgtattaattatataatatttaggtATAGaaacaaatttataatttaaaattaaacgtATTGTACAATATTAAAGTTTAAATACATCGTGTAAcatatttttagttttttttaattatataatattttattatactgtgtatatatatataattaaaaattaaaaaaaatagaaaaataaaatataatattatattatattatatatagctcacaattatatatatatatatatatatatatatatatatatatatatatatatatatatatatattacaattaaaatacataaaattttatTGTATTAAAAGCATATAATAAATGTATGTTCAATATGATtatgaattgattttttttataaaaattcaaaataaaagaaaaataaaaaaaataaataaattcttcgGTAAGTGAATTCCCAATAACCATATACACGGTAATGATACCGTCAAGGGTCGAGAACTGTTGGGATAGATTGGGATTTGTTTTTTAAAGCATTGAAAATTGCTCCTTCAGAATCCCAAGTCCCTACAGAATTAAGGAACGAAAAAATCTAAAGGGATGTGAATGGGAATGAATGATTTTCAGATTTCTGGatgtttgaaaatttatttttctaatttgtAAATTAGAGAATTTGATTCTCATGAATTATTATTATCCTTTCTGGTTAAAGAATGAAaatataagaataaaaataattattttattaaaaattaaatgagtaAAATTGAGAATCATCATTTAAACGAGTGAAATTGAGAATCATCATTCTCCTTTGGAAGTAAAATATAAGAATGAAAATGATTATTTAAATGTTCAGTTTCCATATAATTATTGGAATGTTTTAATgttatattttcatattattaattaaaataaacttcAAAATGATAATGTATTTatcattttcattaaaattaaaaattataattataataataaaatattatttttatattatatcaaattaattaaaattaaaaaattaaaataattataatcaaaatataaaaaataatatttgttttttatataattaataaatttaaaattaattacaataattaaaatacaaaaatattatttttatattttcatatatttaattaaaataaaaaatacaaatataaaaagttattttaatttgattttattaaatataaaataaatttaattctgATTCTCTAATTTATATatacaaattaaatatttaaaaaggaatttaatttcaaattcttttcactattttatttttatttattttttatatttcattttcGATTCCTCCCATTCTAATTTTAAtactaatttcatttttaatatgcAAATTAAAAGAGTAAAATTTAAATTCGTACACTCTATTAATTTTATACGTATTTCAATTCAAATATTTACGGCCTGTTTGGATTAACggttgaatacaactgatagttgTTAGCTGATCATTTATCGTTAATCGATAATGATAATCGATAATGACATACAAATTGCTTTATATtaagtatttgataaaattatatttaactattgctgttaatatgtgaaatgactaataatggtatatatcatataatttattttattatttaaataaatataaaattataaatttattacattatattatttattttattattaaattaaatatataattattaaattaatatattatattatttaaataaatatataattattaatcttttatattatatcatttattttattattgaaataagaaaataattattttttaagataattaaataattttaaaaatatagataaaataataaaataattattattgttaataaaaaaatttatatttaattttaagtttttggatataaataaatattttatattttatgttattaataaaaaaaatatacgttaactaaaatattaaaattacaaataaaaaaaataaaaatattaataatattaattttcaaattaaataaaaaaggataatatggttaaaataaaaaataaaatcagattagctatcagctgatgagaaatggctctaaaaatagagctgatacaaacttcAGTTaatccatcagctatcagctctatttttttaaacttgtCAAACACCACAATTTATCTGTTTGAATGTCTATCAGCTGTACCGAACAGGTAAACTAAACACCCCTTAATCTAACAACTATTAAACTCGTTATTATATAAATTCCTCACCCAAGAAATTAAGATTTTTTTGAATTGAAATCATATAGCTTCTTATGACTGAAATAAGAGATCAGAAATAAAAGCCTTCAAtaacataaaattataaataaaatatatggcTAAGAAATTAAAATCTAACATGAATTCAACACCATTCTCTTCTTTCTTTATACATCTAAAcaattaatgataataataataataataaagaaatgaGAAAGATGACAAATCTTATGTTGTGCTTCCTACCCTCAATCTCACCATCCCACAACTTTTTAAAACTTTCTGCACATTCAAACCTATTCGAATCCACCAAACTCAAAAAAAATAATCATGATTCAAGAGCATAGAATctgattatttaaaataaataaataaaaaaaaaaaaaaaaaaaaaaaaaactaaatatttTGCAAGATGCTCAAGAAGCCCTTTAATCCATAGCATTAGGCCCAGCACATGCCTTCAACTCAGGGCTCCAAACCCACTGCACCAAAAACCTCCTTCCTCTTTTACCATTCATGTTAAAAGTCCTTCCTTGCTTGTCCCTCATTACCTGCCCTATGTATCCTCCACCCCCGCCTGTCCCATATAATCCTTCGCATAAATCCCCAATCTCAGTTGGTGCTGTGGGGTCTTCTCCTGCATACCAGGCGTTTACTAATGGGTTCGAAGATAGCTCTGCAAGCTCATGGCCTATTACGCTGATCATCCCGTCCACACCCACATCGCCATTCGGTGGCTTTAATGCCCCAGGCCCAGCTCCTGCCATGTATCCCGGTATTGCGAAAGGATAGGCGCAAACTTCAGGGCACTGTTTTCCTGAATTTCCCACCCACGCGTATGGTAAAGTGTAGCCCACCATCGATGGGAATGTGAAGTAATGGAACCCACAAACTGCTCGACAAAAGTCCTGTACGGTCACGTCTTGTGCTGTGAGGATCAGGTAAATCCCGTTCTTGTGATCCACTGGGAAAGGAGCAGATTTCACAGCGGTGACTATCACTTGCTGGATGGAAAGACGGGTCAAGTGCGCCCCATGAGAGTAGGTCTTATCCGTGTATTCGCCGGCTATGAGGACAGAACGAGAGACATTGGCGCCGGTTTGGTCTGTGTAAAGAGAGACAGTGCGCCACCACTCGGAGACAGAGGGCTTAGCGGCAGCAGTAGCTGGGGAGAGGGAATTGATGAAGTCCTTGATGAGGAGCTTTTGGGAAGCAGCCCAACGACCGTACCAGATGAGGTACATGTTGATCGGGGAAGAGGAGAGGACTGGGCCCATGTGGTAGCGGAGCTGGACCAAGTCTGAAGAACCCTCGAATTTCTTGGATGAGGAAAGGGTTCTTGGGGGAAGTTTTGGGTTGATGTACTCTGGCTTAGTGTTTAAGGCCTGTAGTTGCGGTGGATTTGAATGAGTGGAAGCATAGACA contains:
- the LOC110667043 gene encoding protein EXORDIUM-like 5; its protein translation is MSQPHLLLSFLGFFIFFSSSYVYASTHSNPPQLQALNTKPEYINPKLPPRTLSSSKKFEGSSDLVQLRYHMGPVLSSSPINMYLIWYGRWAASQKLLIKDFINSLSPATAAAKPSVSEWWRTVSLYTDQTGANVSRSVLIAGEYTDKTYSHGAHLTRLSIQQVIVTAVKSAPFPVDHKNGIYLILTAQDVTVQDFCRAVCGFHYFTFPSMVGYTLPYAWVGNSGKQCPEVCAYPFAIPGYMAGAGPGALKPPNGDVGVDGMISVIGHELAELSSNPLVNAWYAGEDPTAPTEIGDLCEGLYGTGGGGGYIGQVMRDKQGRTFNMNGKRGRRFLVQWVWSPELKACAGPNAMD